The window ACTGCATCTTCTCTGATTGTTTTAGTCTATAGGCATGTGCCCTGCTTAAAGAATATAGTCAAGACATTTGAATTTGTGATCAgcagatgtttttaaataataaatacagcaTTTTCACCATTGACaccaagaaaaaatacattagtaGAGAGCTTTAGGGACACATAAACATAAAATTACCATTTAGAAACCTTTTGTTAAAAGTAAGTCTTGAAAAAGTGAACCAGCACAAGGTGATACAATGGACATCACTTAATAGCGAATAGGTGAAAATGAAggactcacatacagtataacatcaaTAAGAATTTACGCTAAAGGTAAGCAAACCTAGTTCTAAAAGATTTTGTTGGAACACTACTGTAGGTCAGTGATTGAAAATGGAAAAGGAATCGCTAACCATGCATTTAGTAAAAATGCTTATAAATGCAAAGTACTACAAATGCAAAATACTAAATATTTATCCCTGCATCACTATCAGAGGTTGCAACTTAAGTCTGATGTCTGTGCACTAAAGGGACTTAAGGGTTTTAAAACCAATAGGTCACTTGGGCTTGATGGTATTAATCAAATTCCACTTAAAGGAAGTATACGATGCCatataaaaaagatttttacaaGTTCACTAAACAGACTGTTAAATGGCAAACATAAATATTAATGCCTTGTTGCAAAGGTatggaaatgaaattaaaaactacactgaAGGATTCCTTatatgaaaaacacaacatgAAGACGTTGTAATGGTTTAGAAAAGAATCTAtggtacaatatatatatatgaatttcttaaataattttacCAAAATACCACATGAAGGGTTAATTCTTTTAATGCAGACCAGTGAATATAAAAAGCATGGTGTTTAAGTAATGGCTAGCACATATAATTCAAGAGCACTTTTATGAGGAATGGCAGCATCGTGGGCTGCGAAACTGAGTGGTGAACCTCATGGGTCAGTATTAGTACtattacactttcaaatttaaataagaaaagTACATTATTATCAAAAGCTACCAACCTGAACTTGCAGCTTAGGAATGATTACCAAAACAAAAGAATATCAATctaaattttctgcaatttccctcacgggatcaatataTCTATCTAAAGAGTTGTTTTGTTGAAAGGAATctaaacattttgcttttaattaaaaccatATCAGTCTTCAAGGTGGTATAATAATAAGATAAGCAGTAATCTTTTGAATGTGAATAAGTACCATTCGCAATAACTTAGATTTTTAAGGaggctgaaaagctgaaattCAATACTGAATGGATTTTCTGTATTGTATATATTAAGCATTAAGTAAAACAGCAAGACAATTGCTGATCAACAGGGCCTGAAAGCTACGTTCACAGATTCCTTAGTCTATGGAATTGACAAACTactattgaaatactgtatttagcaTAATTTAATTGTACTCAGCAAACTAGCATGTGGTGATTGAAAAAATCACACAATAAAATATCAAACCATAAACTAATTGCCAACTTCCATTGCTCCAGATGTCTTTGAGAAAATGAATACACAATTTAGATTGAAAAAATATGCAATCGGCTATCAAATCTCAGTTTGTTTATTCTCACTTTCTGACTTTTATACTATTTAACTCGTATAAGTTCTGTATATTTATCCAAAAACCAAGCTTTCCCtagcacatttgtacagtatttttctttcaattcttGCTGTGTCCAATCCCAGTGGAACCTATTTGTATTTGTTAGTCAgttttatactgtaattgttaCCAAAGACATCTGAAATTAGCTTTTGTtgtgaattttaaaacagaaaccagTGATTTTATTCTGTCTCAAGACTGGTAAAACTGAAGAGGAATGTTATTGATTTGGTAACGTTACGAGGTGGCTTTAGGATTTCCAAATGCATTGACATTGTAGTGAGAAAGAGACTTAAAGTTTGATAATAAAATGCCAGGACTAAGCCATTTAGATTAAAGCAAGGTTTGCAAGGTTTGCTACTAAAATGTTATTCCTTGCTGAGCAATTAATTTGAGACTGCAAACTTTGGGTTGTAAAAACTTTGTTGCAAAATGACAGAAGTGATTAAACTTTTTGTTTAAGTTTAAATGAATTAGTGTGTGAATCTGTATCATTTAACACAAACCTCGCAGACTGGTATCACTTAATAGTCAAGCGACACCTTTAATTGACTGTTGTCTTTGGGTGGTTCCCCAGTGAACTGTATATACGATTTGTCAGAGGCTGTACTGCCTGGGTGACATCTGCCTTAAGTTCTTTTGTTCACAATTGTTATTACACATTCAGTATATTCAGTCTAGCATCAACCCTCATCACCTATTCTCATTGAAATCAGAAGGATCTTTCAGGATTTTCTCTCATCAAAAATGCTAAGCTTTCAGCTTAACAACTGCTATACGAGTACCTTATAATTAGAACATCGGCTCTTGTAAGCTCTCAGTTGTAGCAGATAATTTTGCAGACCTCTGCTGCTGACAATGATTTAGTGATGATACTGAGCAAAAGTGGCTCCTATGATTGTCATGTACAGCATTGTTTTCTCACAGTTTGCAGATGTATACTAGTTCTGTTCTGAATGCTCAAAAATACAATGGCATGGGTTTGGGGGTGATTCAGTGCACAAAGGataacattttatcatttaaactgATGGAAAATAGGTTGCTGGAAACAAAGCTTTAAGGCCAAGTACCATTAAAAACTATAGCAACTTAGCAGTTagtgaaacaaaatgttttcattttagaaaCTAAAGTGGGGCAGGGCATAATTTGTAAGCGTACGTAATAAGCAATCAAATTATGCTGAGTATATGTTAGTAAGgacattataattaaaattactttaaagatAAGAGATGATAAAACAGTGAGCACATCACGTGCACAGGAGCTTCACTCGGCTTGAAAACATTtcgataaatatacagtatatgtattttgtGAAGTTATATATTCCATGAATtgattaatacagtatgtcgcACCTTAGGACAAAAGCATGAAagtaataaaagtatttttttacaatacacCCAACATGTATGCAATGTATCATAGATCTATCATGAATCACTGCATATTAACTTTcatattgaataaaaaaaggTATTGCTTTGACGCCAGTAAAAATACAGCCCTGTTAACCAGTTCATTTTGTGTCATGCACTCAGATTTGATTAGCGTGCTACAgaactgcactgcactgttttTCAGGTGAAGACAACATTTCTGGTGGGTTGCTTCAACCTTTGTGAGCTTCCTACAGATCACATATTATTTTTACTGACCTCTTGTCCTAATGTGACAGAAATTAAAATCCTGGACACATTCAGAGCAAATGACCAATTAAGAAAATCAACTTGATTTGAAACTAAAGCCTATGTGCAAAAACACATAAACACTACTAGAATGGTAATACTGACTTTGAAACTAGAAATTATAATACAATTTTGAATATATTAGCATAGATATTTAAAACTTCATTACGCTTCaacacaatattaatttaaaatccatCCCTCAAATGACCTATACTGAAGCGTTCATTCACACCTATCAACATAATATTAAAAGCCTTTCCTACTTGTCAGGATgcccaaatcttttttttatactgtatattgatcaTTTACTGAAAATGAACATTCTGGTGGGCAATTTTAAATGATTCATGAATGTGAAGTCAGTACTGTAAGTACCTTTTATTCTAGAGGTATAGCTGACCATGTGATGTCTAAGGCAGATAATTAACAAAGAAAACTCAAAAGAACCACTGAGCAATAGTCTGTACACCTAAACAATGGCAAATTAAGCGTCTCCTTTCTTTTCTAAAGTTTTCTTGACCGCTGAACAAACCAGTCAAGGCCATTTTCTACAACATATGACATCCCAAGTGTGTCCTGCCTCTGAAATGACAAAGGCAAGATTGCACATTTTGAGAAAGTGATTAaatcatattaatttattttcatagcaCACAAGCCTGTACTTTATTCCCCTTAGTTTTAGTATATTTTGTTTGAAGACACATACCTTCAACTCTCTGAAGAATATGCTGCTCCGAGCCCATTCGACAATGGAAAACAAAGTCTGGTCTGCCATTTTGCACATAAGACCAAAGGTGTTGAGTTTCTCGTGCTTGCCTCTGCTGGCTTGTTCCTGCTGCAGGTAGGCCAGTATCTTGGCCTGCACCTGTGGCTCATCTGGCTCACACTTTAAAAGTTCCACTATCAAGTGGGGAAAACTGGGAGGAGAGCTGGTTTGGTAGGTGTCCATATAAGAGTAGCCCATGAGAGACTCTGGAGAGCTCGTGTAAGGGTCTGGGTACTCAGATTTGATGGTGCGACTCTGAAAGTGACTGTATGCCTGGTAGCTCTGGAGACTCCCATGAGGTGGCATGGTCATGCTGATAGGAGATGTCACAAAGGGGCTTCGGTCATAGTCTGCTGGGGGCAAGGCAGTGTGGCTTAGAGGTAGGCCTTTGGAGGCAGAGTGGATGTTCTGAATGGCCGAAGATATTGTCAGGTCTGTTGGCACAGTCTGCATCACCTGAGTCATGGCTTCTATTTTAAGTCCATTGGCTCTGATCAGGGCCTTCTTCTGTTGTTTCAATGCCCTGTCCCGCTTGTACATCGGGCCAAACTTGTTGCGACCACCTCGCATGCGGTCTGCCCTTACAGCTGTGACaaacaaagataaaaaataaatggtgaACAATGCTTCTGATGATAATACGAAGACTGTAAATGCGTAAGAAACTCGACAACTCTGAGAAATATTGTTCagtaaaaaacagaacatttaattttcaggttaaaaatatattttgaacatCTAAAGATTCACAGTACAATaccaattatttaaaacatccTATAACAGTGTAAGCAGTTTCAGATaatgaacaaataaaacaacatttgaaAAGACACTGacacttattttattaaatgttttatgtttgcaCTCCAGTTTGCATTTggggatatactgtaggatctCCAAATAAGATTCTTTTTTCAGTGGCTTAGCACTTAGCAGGGAACAAGTTTTATATGTTACTATTTAAATAGTATGTGACACATGACTGTAATTTGGATATGATTAAAGCTTCATACTGATGGATCTAGTTAATTAGTAAAATGAACACAAATAAAAGTCTACTCTGAGAAACATGAATTTGCACACTAAGCTAAAGAATAAATTAATCATATGATCCtttctaaaatgcaaaaaaaaggaaaacacactAATTTACACATATAAAAAAGGTAATCAATGAACTTTTCCATTCAGAGACtgctttggtttttttttgtgttgactGTGCACGTTAATTATTTATGcttaattattttgcttttatgcTGGCAGTAGAGTATAAATTCTCGCACACAGTTGGCACGTGAAAGAAGACGATCCAGTGCACCATTTCCCCAAGCGGAAAAACTTAAAGCCCATAGATAGTGTTATGGCTTCTAATATCtccagaattaaaaataattaaaacaaatccaGCTCAACAGCTGCCTTGGGAGTAATTTTAATGGTCTCTGTCACAGCAGTGTCTGTCACTGCCGTGTAGATCTAAAGAGCCAACGAGAAGTTCTCACAAAGTCCGTCTTGACTAATGGTGACTACACAAAAACAGGAACCTTTGACAGCTCCGTGACACACAGAGACTGCTGAGTGTTCCGCTGGAGGTTAAGTTTGGAGCTTTTTATCTTAGGGATTAGTGTagcattaaaaatgtatcacaaaACCCCGTGTATCCATTATACATTATTGTAAGGACTTTAACTATTAATGATTCCAACCAACAAGGTAATTTATGAGCTGAAAACTAATAGTTAGCCCTTTTGGGAAAACACAATTAGGTCTGACCCTGCAAGTCAGACCACGAATACATGTtttggttacattttttttgtgtctAATTAAACAAGGTTATTTACATGCATGTCATACAGATTTGTCtgcagaaaaaattaaaaattaatctcTCTTTCATATCCCTGCCTGTTTGCTCCCCATTTCCCAAATTCATCTTTCCTAGGAACAGTCACCAAATCATAAAGATGGTAGAATACAAACCATcaattatttattgattttattctgCTAAATCCAAGGTAATATTTCGCTATTTAAAGTATTTCTATATTACTAAAGCATATTTATGGGTCCCATGGTTGATATCTGACATAAAAATGCTTCAGGGTTTTATATGCTTAATGATTTTATACAGCTCCTTTCTGAATGCACACTATCAATGCACATTTGACAAGACGTTTATTACTGATggtcttatatactgtagataaagcttttttgtgatgtttttttttgtcacagaaAAGTAATGTTGAATATGACTTACTAACTAAAGTTGTTGTTACTAACATTCTGGGCCATTTCTAAATTATATCTTAACTGACAATTACTCAAGCAttacttcacattttttaaattctatatTTTTTGTCCACAATTTCAAAACTCATAATTATGTTTGTAAGCTAAATAGTATTTGAATATACTACATATAAtctgcttttattattttactaaaaAGTCTCAGATTTTATCCATCTTAGAGATGAACAAGCCAACCATCTGTCGTATTATTACAgacaaaatacatacaaattaGAGTGCTGTTTGCCTGATTTTGGAATAATTACTTACTTCAATAAAGGTTTCCTTTCATAGGAATtattacatacattttttaaactgtgaaTTTTTGAGGaaattaaagaatttaataaagcAAAGAATATCTTTTACAACTTTATAAGTTCTGTTTGGTTCTATAAATGTTTCAGCACtatgaaatagaaacagaatcctttaaaaataaacctcCTTATTTTGactcttaattaaaaaataaatagaacattTCACTCAGTTACACCCTTATTATTCCTATTAAAAAATTAGAACACATGGAATTTGTGGTAAACACCTAAAGAAgtgattaattattttgattgTAAACTTGCAACAAGCTACCATTTATCAACAGAAGTCGCCATAGCGACTATACATTTAGCGACTTAGCGACAATATTAAGTCACATTGCCACTTAATTTAACTTAGTAATATGGCCTATTACTTTGTTTCATTCGTTTTTCCTATCCATGCATTAGGTCATTAGCCAGTCTGCAttcttgtatatactgtatcttgattTCTACTATTGACTGTTTCTGCTAAACAATACAATCTTTATATTATCTTCTactttttaacatacagtaattgcacGGCATAGGCCGTGcttaaataaaactgtaaatgtattaatattaataaattaatgcaACAATTGCTTCATATATATTGCAACTCCTATTGATTCTTCCGTTCAATTTTATCTGTATGTTTTAACTCCAACAGATGAATTAATTTGAGGAAAGGTACTGAGAAAAACTACTGCTGCTTTTTATCGATACCACACCCCATGCCTGGATGCACCGATTCAAACTTTCAGACAGGCAACCAGaatgaaaataatacattttttaatgtgaagCTGACACAAGGAATTATTGAAAGACTTTCTCCTCATGTACTTCAGAAATACATCAGCtttcaaaaaatgtatatcCATGGATATGATTGACAAAGTACTGCAGGGCTTTTGGTATCCTGTTGCTAACAtatgaaaacaaatcaaaagaaaataagcCTATAACATGACAGCCAAGGAAATTCTGCCCTCTGGCAAGTCACAATTAACAGTAATTCATTAGATTACTAAAACACCATTTGTATGGGGCAAAACCAAAGACTTCAGAAAGTAGATATAAACTAAAATAAGCAGCTATCTAAAAAAAAGCTCATTTTCTGAATACCAGTAGAATAAAGGTCTGTTTTTCAATGTATTTTCTTCGAATGTGTCACGCATGTGTCATTTCCCTTATGGCTAACATTGCCAGGAGCACAGAAAGCAAATAGTTTAATGAAAAACATCCTTACCTTCCAGTTTCATGCCAACAGTGAGACATTTTTGAAACCGACAGTAGGGACAccgtttcctctgtgttttgtcAATCTGGCAGCTCTGATTTTCTATACATGTGTACCTTTTATTATTCTGAACTGTGCGCTTGAAGAAAccctatggaaaaaaaaatatttagatgtaAAATTCAAATTTCTTGCAATCTTTAaacttatatttgtttttttttacaatatatatttatgaaaaagaacatGCACAAATGTTGTATGATTTGTTAATACTTAAAAGTTAGGGAGATTTATTAAATAGCTTAAGTTCATCTTTGTCACAGGCCTTGACAGGATTTGTATAAAAcaatctacaaaggaacaaaCTCCTATCAAAGTAAAGCaataggggaaaaaaacacagccaATTCAATACAAGCAGCTTCCTATAGTAAAAGGAGAATTGAAGACTTTATTGCTACTcttaaaataatgcaaaagCAGGAACCATTGAAATAACTAAGCAGCTCAGATAAAGTCAGCAAACCTTAATGGAATGTTTTACTGCATTATGATGGAGTGCTGCAGCATAttcaaatattatatataagtaTTGAATTTCATTAAGATAATTGAACAACAAGGATATTTTGAGTCAATTTGTTTGCTAAAGACAGCAAAGATTTAATTCTACCTTACCTGACCCAATTTATGGGGGTGCAAAGGATTTTGACCTTTAACATGAAATAAGCACTACAATATGGATTTTACACCCCGATGTTCTAATTAACTTTTGTATAGAGTGAGCATACTTTTGGCAATAATAACCTGGATGAGAAAGTACAAGCTTTGGTTGGTGCAGAGAGCTGTTAAAATAGACTTTTAATTCAAGTAGGCAATAAGTGAATGACAGAATTAAGGTCACCAATTATCATATCTGCAAACAAAACCTGGAAGAATTCACAAACAtgtacaaaacatactgtatattaaagggTATATAAAGGGTAGAGgcaatgaaaacattaaaaaaacgttCCAATGACTTGGGTTTGCTACATTGCTTGAGATTATTAAAATTGTATCTTATAGCACCATTAATGGGATGGGTAttgtatattaaaaagaaacgttgcaagaaaaaggccaaacatacagtatgatatgcATGCATTTTGACCAAAATGCATTTTAGGTTCTTAAGATTATAAACAAAATTGTGCATCATTAGGAATAGGTTGCAGATTtgtcctttcattttaaactgtttgcAAAAGTAATGGTTTTAATATAA is drawn from Lepisosteus oculatus isolate fLepOcu1 chromosome 9, fLepOcu1.hap2, whole genome shotgun sequence and contains these coding sequences:
- the nr5a2 gene encoding nuclear receptor subfamily 5 group A member 2 isoform X2, encoding MLPKVETESLGLARSHGEQGHMPENMQAPQFKMMDYSYDEDLDELCPVCGDKVSGYHYGLLTCESCKGFFKRTVQNNKRYTCIENQSCQIDKTQRKRCPYCRFQKCLTVGMKLEAVRADRMRGGRNKFGPMYKRDRALKQQKKALIRANGLKIEAMTQVMQTVPTDLTISSAIQNIHSASKGLPLSHTALPPADYDRSPFVTSPISMTMPPHGSLQSYQAYSHFQSRTIKSEYPDPYTSSPESLMGYSYMDTYQTSSPPSFPHLIVELLKCEPDEPQVQAKILAYLQQEQASRGKHEKLNTFGLMCKMADQTLFSIVEWARSSIFFRELKVDDQMKLLQNCWSELLILDHIFRQVVHGKEGSVLLVTGQQVDYSIIASQAGATLNNLMSHAQELVGKLRSLQFDQREFVCLKFLVLFSLDVKNLENFHLVESVQEQVNAALLDYIMCNYPQQTDKFGQLLLRLPEIRAISMQAEEYLYYKHLNGDVPCNNLLIEMLHAKRA